One segment of Vibrio mimicus DNA contains the following:
- a CDS encoding ABC transporter ATP-binding protein produces MYALEIEQLKKTYAGGFEALKGISLQVKKGDFYALLGPNGAGKSTTIGIISSLVNKTSGKVTVFGYDLDSQLELAKQQLGLVPQEFNFNPFETVEQIVLQQAGYYGVPKALAKERAKKYLTQLDLWEKRSERARNLSGGMKRRLMIARALMHEPQLLILDEPTAGVDIELRRSMWEFLKQINAQGVTIILTTHYLEEAEMLCRHIGIIQRGELIENTTMKSLLGKLHVETFVLDVDGTETIAPLKGVVKQQMVEGSLEIELEKSQGINHVFTQLTEQGVKVLSMRNKVNRLEELFVSIVNSGKRG; encoded by the coding sequence ATGTACGCACTGGAAATAGAACAACTTAAAAAAACTTACGCAGGTGGCTTTGAAGCGCTCAAAGGTATTAGTCTGCAAGTCAAAAAAGGCGATTTTTACGCTCTGCTGGGGCCTAATGGGGCTGGTAAATCGACCACGATTGGTATCATTTCATCACTGGTCAACAAAACCTCCGGCAAGGTGACCGTGTTTGGTTACGATCTCGATTCACAGCTTGAACTCGCCAAACAGCAACTTGGCTTGGTGCCGCAAGAATTTAACTTCAACCCGTTTGAAACGGTCGAGCAGATCGTACTTCAGCAAGCGGGTTACTACGGTGTGCCGAAAGCGTTAGCCAAAGAGCGCGCAAAAAAGTACCTGACTCAGCTCGATTTGTGGGAAAAACGCAGCGAACGAGCAAGAAACCTCTCCGGTGGTATGAAACGCCGTTTGATGATTGCGCGTGCGTTAATGCATGAACCGCAACTGCTGATCCTTGATGAGCCAACGGCGGGAGTCGATATTGAACTGCGTCGCTCCATGTGGGAATTCCTCAAGCAAATTAACGCGCAAGGGGTGACGATTATTCTCACCACTCACTATCTCGAAGAAGCGGAAATGCTCTGTCGCCACATTGGCATCATTCAACGCGGCGAGCTGATAGAAAACACCACCATGAAATCTCTGCTTGGTAAGCTGCATGTTGAAACCTTCGTGTTGGATGTCGATGGCACCGAAACCATTGCGCCGCTGAAAGGTGTGGTGAAACAGCAGATGGTGGAAGGTTCGCTGGAAATCGAATTAGAAAAAAGCCAAGGGATCAACCATGTGTTTACTCAACTCACCGAACAAGGGGTGAAGGTGCTTTCCATGCGCAACAAAGTAAACCGTTTGGAAGAGCTGTTTGTCAGCATAGTCAATAGTGGTAAGCGAGGTTAA
- a CDS encoding SulP family inorganic anion transporter — protein MFQARFADLNLRGDLFGGVTTAIISLPLALAFGVASGAGAEAGLWGAILVGLFAALFGGSSTLISEPTGPMTVIMTAILTAMVARYPESGAAIAFTVVMMAGAFQILLGTLKLGKYITLMPYSVVSGFMSGIGVILIILQLSPLLGHPSPGGGVVGTLSALPELLANLKFSELFLGVLTLGILFFLPQKYRKQVPAQLVALVAVTLFSVIFFDTDDIRRIGEIPAGLPSIVIPTFTSEIFVTMVIDALVLGTLGCIDTLLTAVIGDSLTRKEHDSDRELQGQGMANMVAGLFGALPGAGATMGTVTNIQVGARSPLSGVTRALVLALVVLVAGSLTEPIPMAVLAGIAVYVGVNILDWAFIQRAHKISLQGMAIMYGVMLLTVFVDLIVAVGLGVFISNILVIERLSREQARQVKAISDADDDDVPLTESERKLLDKANGKVLFFYLSGPMIFSVSKAITRQHSSVDKYQAMILDLTDVPMIDVTVGLALENAIRDAQEANCEVYLLCPNEKTRAELEKFHVIDLVPDQNMFTFRYEALNAAVKQVTVSE, from the coding sequence GTGTTTCAAGCTCGGTTTGCGGATCTTAATTTACGTGGTGATCTATTTGGCGGGGTGACCACGGCCATTATCTCGCTACCATTAGCCTTAGCATTTGGTGTGGCTTCTGGTGCGGGAGCTGAAGCTGGTTTATGGGGTGCTATTTTAGTGGGGTTATTTGCCGCGTTGTTCGGTGGATCTTCAACGTTAATTTCAGAACCCACAGGGCCGATGACTGTCATTATGACGGCAATTTTAACTGCGATGGTGGCGCGTTACCCTGAGTCGGGAGCGGCGATAGCATTTACCGTGGTAATGATGGCGGGGGCGTTTCAGATCCTGCTCGGCACGCTCAAACTCGGGAAATACATCACGCTCATGCCTTACAGTGTGGTATCGGGTTTTATGTCTGGTATCGGGGTAATTCTGATCATTTTGCAACTTTCCCCACTGCTTGGGCATCCTTCGCCGGGCGGTGGCGTTGTGGGAACACTTTCCGCATTGCCTGAGTTGTTGGCTAATCTAAAGTTCAGTGAGCTGTTTTTAGGGGTGCTGACACTCGGAATTTTGTTTTTTTTACCACAAAAATACCGCAAACAAGTCCCCGCACAGTTGGTGGCTCTGGTGGCGGTAACGCTGTTTTCGGTTATTTTCTTTGATACTGACGATATTCGGCGGATTGGAGAGATCCCAGCTGGTTTGCCAAGTATCGTCATCCCCACTTTCACTAGTGAAATATTCGTGACTATGGTGATTGATGCTCTAGTGCTCGGCACTTTGGGGTGTATTGATACTCTGCTCACAGCGGTCATTGGTGATTCGTTAACTCGTAAAGAGCATGATTCGGATCGTGAGCTGCAAGGGCAGGGCATGGCTAATATGGTGGCGGGGTTATTTGGGGCTTTACCTGGTGCCGGTGCCACTATGGGGACGGTGACCAACATTCAAGTGGGCGCTCGCTCACCACTCTCTGGAGTGACACGAGCCTTAGTTTTAGCTCTGGTCGTTTTGGTTGCGGGTAGTTTAACCGAGCCTATTCCAATGGCGGTGTTGGCTGGTATCGCGGTGTATGTCGGGGTGAACATTCTCGACTGGGCGTTTATCCAACGAGCGCACAAAATCAGCTTGCAAGGCATGGCCATCATGTATGGAGTGATGCTGCTGACCGTGTTTGTTGATTTGATTGTGGCTGTGGGGCTGGGAGTGTTTATCTCCAATATTTTGGTTATTGAACGTTTAAGCCGTGAACAGGCGCGTCAAGTGAAGGCGATCAGTGATGCGGATGACGATGATGTGCCGTTGACCGAAAGTGAGCGCAAGTTGCTCGATAAAGCGAATGGTAAGGTGCTGTTTTTCTATCTGTCGGGACCGATGATTTTTAGTGTGTCGAAAGCCATTACTCGCCAGCACAGCAGTGTAGATAAGTATCAGGCGATGATCCTCGATCTGACCGATGTGCCGATGATCGATGTCACTGTCGGGTTGGCGCTAGAAAACGCGATTCGCGATGCTCAGGAAGCAAATTGTGAAGTCTATTTGCTTTGTCCAAATGAGAAAACTCGTGCGGAGTTAGAAAAATTCCATGTCATCGACTTGGTACCTGATCAGAACATGTTTACTTTCCGCTATGAAGCGCTTAATGCGGCGGTAAAACAGGTCACGGTTAGTGAGTGA
- the can gene encoding carbonate dehydratase, producing MPEIKQLFENNSKWSESIKAESPEYFAKLAKGQNPDFLWIGCADSRVPAERLTGLYSGELFVHRNVANQVIHTDLNCLSVVQYAVDVLQVKHIIVCGHYGCGGVTAAIDNPQLGLINNWLLHIRDYYLKHREYLDQMPAADRSDKLAEINVAEQVYNLANSTILQNAWERGQAVEVHGFVYGIEDGRLEYLGVRCASRAAVEDNYHKALEMILNPEHRLLCR from the coding sequence ATGCCAGAAATTAAACAACTTTTTGAGAACAACTCAAAATGGTCTGAGTCGATCAAAGCCGAAAGTCCGGAATACTTTGCCAAGCTAGCCAAAGGGCAAAATCCGGATTTTTTATGGATTGGATGTGCCGACAGTCGAGTTCCTGCTGAACGTTTAACGGGCCTGTATTCCGGTGAACTGTTTGTACACCGCAATGTGGCTAATCAGGTGATCCACACTGACCTTAACTGTTTATCGGTGGTCCAGTACGCTGTGGATGTATTGCAAGTCAAACACATCATTGTCTGTGGTCACTATGGATGTGGTGGTGTTACCGCTGCCATCGATAATCCACAGCTCGGCTTAATCAATAACTGGCTACTGCATATTCGCGATTATTACCTAAAACATCGTGAATATCTCGATCAGATGCCTGCTGCAGATCGCTCCGACAAACTGGCTGAAATCAACGTTGCCGAGCAAGTGTACAACTTAGCCAACTCAACAATACTGCAAAACGCATGGGAACGCGGGCAAGCGGTAGAAGTGCACGGTTTTGTTTACGGGATAGAAGATGGCCGATTGGAATATCTCGGCGTACGCTGCGCTTCAAGAGCCGCCGTTGAAGATAACTATCACAAAGCGTTAGAGATGATCCTCAATCCTGAACATCGCTTGCTGTGTCGCTAG